One window from the genome of Anguilla rostrata isolate EN2019 chromosome 5, ASM1855537v3, whole genome shotgun sequence encodes:
- the LOC135256167 gene encoding polycystin-1-like protein 2, with the protein MSAPVKLLEYLNKVTVLDMQLRKPWHFLCSAWLSSTKGDGFIKKTFDSAKREELTSFRNLFQTRTSSGFRDEHIWVSVVDPPRRSPFSRAQRVSCCMCLLLCTMAINIMFWNKPQDQESPVIFSIGTMNVTWEDIMIGVESGLLMFPINILIISIFRSIRPRPLPSERRDDAQDRQRVPTVETFLKDTEALVTILSANSKNRVPPLEKNVETFNDLYVALSSVQGVLQIMQDLGQDNEDDHWCHCSHFVLHYLYHLQNLLNEIGAGVFSSREDYQWLQNTLALLQKKAETMYTTLAPRGLTTAPKEEKKSGCWLPWWFVFVGWLLLFSISGISTFFTLLYGFVYGKEASTQWAISLALSLFQSIFILQPLKVVGVAIFFALFLKTVTVEESDEVEGLLKEQQERCRLFSQRSRP; encoded by the exons ATGTCTGCCCCTGTTAAGCTCCTGGA GTACCTGAACAAGGTGACGGTGCTGGACATGCAGCTGAGGAAACCctggcacttcctgtgctccGCCTGGCTGAGCTCCACCAAGGGGGACGGCTTTATAAAGAAGACCTTCGACTCGGCCAAGAGGGAAGAGCTCACCAGCTTCAG GAACCTGTTTCAGACCAGGACGTCCTCGGGTTTCCGGGACGAGCACATCTGGGTGTCTGTGGTGGACCCCCCTCGCCGAAGCCCCTTCTCCCGGGCCCAGCGCGTGTCCTGCTGCATGTGCCTCCTCCTCTGCACCATGGCCATCAACATCATGTTCTGGAACAAGCCGCAGGACCAGGAGTCTCCCGTCATCTTCAGCATCG GCACCATGAACGTGACCTGGGAGGACATCATGATTGGGGTGGAGAGCGGCCTGCTCATGTTCCCCATCAACATCCTCATCATCAGCATCTTCCGCAGcatcaggccccgccccctcccgtcAGAGAGACGCGACGACGCCCAGGACCGGCAGCGCGTCCCCACCGTAGAAACCTTCCTCAAG gacaCCGAGGCTCTGGTGACCATCCTGAGCGCCAACAGCAAGAACAGAGTGCCGCCTCTGGAGAAAAACGTGGAGACGTTCAACGACCTCTACGTCGCCCTGTCCTCGGTCCAGGGGGTCCTCCAAATCATGCAAG ATCTGGGGCAGGACAACGAAGACGACCACTGGTGCCACTGCAGCCACTTCGTCCTGCACTATCTCTACCACCTGCAGAACCTCCTAAACGAGATCGGGGCCGGGGTCTTCTCCAGCCGAGAGGACTACCAGTGGCTGCAGAACACCCTGGCCCTGCTGCAGAAGAAGGCGGAGACCATGTACACCACCCTCGCGCCGCGGGG CCTCACAACAGCCCCAAAGGAAGAGAAGAAGTCCGGCTGCTGGCTGCCCTGGTGGTTTGTGTTCGTGGGCTGGCTTCTGCTGTTCTCCATCAGTGGCATCTCCACCTTCTTCACCCTGCTCTACGGCTTCGTCTACGGCAAGGAGGCCTCCACCCAGTGGGCCATCTCTCTGGCCCTGTCCCTCTTCCAGAGCATCTTCATCCTGCAGCCGCtaaag GTGGTGGGCGTGGCAATCTTCTTCGCCCTGTTCCTGAAGACGGTGACGGTGGAGGAGAGCGACGAGGTCGAGGGCCTGCTGAAAG aacaACAGGAGAGGTGTAGATTGTTTTCCCAGAGGTCAAGGCCCTGA
- the LOC135256168 gene encoding polycystin-1-like protein 3, which yields MLSLGTGNWTAQLFLVNYTDGRRSMELRFVSFVTKCMFWNQDNQTWSTNGCVVGVDSEPHMTQCLCNHMTFYGSSFFVMPNQVDLSQTAALFAKVSENYVVVVMLSAFFGLYLILLAWAIYADKQAFIKEPVLGCTERAPD from the exons ATGCTGAGCTTGGGCACGGGGAACTGGACCGCCCAGCTCTTCCTCGTCAACTACACCGACGGGCGCAGGAGCATGGAGCTGAGATTCGTGTCTTTTGTCACCAAGTGCATGTTCTGGAACCAGGACAATCAAACATGGAGCACCAATGGCTGTGTG GTGGGCGTGGACTCAGAACCTCACATGACACAGTGCCTGTGTAATCACATGACCTTCTACGGGAGCTCCTTCTTCGTGATGCCCAACCAGGTGGACCTGTCCCAGACGGCCGCGCTCTTCGCCAAGGTGTCGGAGAATTACGTGGTGGTCGTCATGCTGTCGGCCTTCTTCGGCCTGTACCTGATCCTGCTCGCCTGGGCCATCTACGCAGACAAGCAGGCCTTCATAAAG GAACCTGTCTTGGGCTGCACGGAAAGGGCTCCAGACTAG
- the dhodh gene encoding dihydroorotate dehydrogenase (quinone), mitochondrial has product MAGQLKWRLKEAIKVIGSGSFLFVSYLTAIGDERFYANQLMPALHRIVGPETAHVMAVRLIGMGLVPWTRYQDPASLEVNVLGCRFRNPVGIAAGFDKHGEAVDGLYRLGFGFVEVGTVTPLPQEGNPKPRVFRLSADQAVVNRYGFNSCGLAAVRERLKAREPVQSELTRAGLPMGVNLGKNKLSEDAASDFTQGVRSLGPLADYVVVNVSSPNTPGLRDLQGKAELRHLLDKVLKERDALKTKQPAVLVKIAPDLSLQDKQDIADVITELGVDGVIVSNTTVSRPEVLKDPHRVETGGLSGRPLRDMSTHTVREMYCLTKGKVPIIGVGGVASGQDALDKIRAGASLVQLYTSLTYEGPPVVTRVKRELEQLLKDQGFESVSEAVGADHRPAGAES; this is encoded by the exons ATGGCGGGACAACTGAAG TGGCGTCTGAAGGAAGCCATAAAGGTGATAGGCTCCGGGAGTTTCCTGTTCGTGTCCTACCTCACGGCCATCGGCGATGAGCGCTTCTATGCCAACCAGCTGATGCCTGCTCTGCATAGGATTGTTGGACCAGAGACGGCCCATGTGATGGCTGTTCGATTGATCGGTATGGGATTGGTACCGTGGACCAGGTACCAGGATCCAGCCTCACTG GAAGTGAATGTTCTGGGCTGCAGGTTCCGTAACCCTGTGGGAATCGCGGCTGGCTTTGACAAGCACGGCGAGGCGGTGGACGGGCTGTACAGACTGGGGTTCGGGTTCGTGGAGGTTGGGACGGTTACCCCACTGCCACAGGAGGGGAACCCCAAACCGCGAGTGTTCCGACTGAGCGCTGACCAGGCGGTGGTGAACAG GTATGGATTCAACAGCTGTGGCCTCGCGGCGGTCCGGGAGAGGCTGAAGGCCAGGGAGCccgtccaatcagagctcaCTCGGG CTGGCCTGCCAATGGGAGTCAATCTGGGCAAGAACAAGCTGTCCGAAGACGCGGCGTCTGATTTTACGCAAGGCGTGCGATCGCTGGGACCCCTGGCCGATTATGTGGTGGTGAACGTGAGCAGCCCGAACACCCCTGGCCTCCGGGACCTGCAGGGCAAGGCAGAACTTCGCCACCTACTGGACAAG GTTTTGAAGGAACGGGATGCCCTGAAGACCAAACAGCCTGCAGTGCTGGTGAAGATCGCCCCCGACCTCAGTCTCCAAGACAAGCAGGACATTGCTGATGTCATCACTGAG ctcgGGGTGGACGGGGTCATCGTGTCCAACACCACGGTCTCCAGGCCGGAGGTGCTGAAAGACCCCCACCGGGTGGAGACGGGGGGGCTGAGCGGCAGGCCGCTCCGggacatgtccacacacacggTGCGGGAGATGTACTGTCTGACGAAAG GGAAGGTGCCCATCATCGGggtagggggcgtggccagcggCCAGGACGCCCTGGATAAGATCCGCGCCGGGGCGTCGCTGGTGCAGCTGTACACCTCGCTCACCTACGAGGGCCCGCCCGTCGTCACCCGCGTGAAGCgggagctggagcagctttTGAA AGACCAAGGGTTCGAGAGCGTCTCGGAAGCCGTGGGTGCCGATCACAGGCCAGCGGGGGCCGAGTCCTGA